Genomic segment of Ardenticatena maritima:
CCCGCCACGTTCCAAAATGGCGCGGCACAACTCGACAACCAGCGGTTCCGCCAACGTCGTCCCTCGAATGAGCACATGCGCGCCTTCACGCACCGGCGCTGTGTAGGTCGTCATCACCTCAGCCCATTTACGAATACGGCTGTCGTTGTACATGCTCCTGCTCCTTTGCTGAAAAGTGGTTATGTGGTTTGGCGCTTCACGCGGTTTGTGAAGCATACCACGTACTTCTATAATGTCGAACGCAAAAACGCAAATAGGAACGGGGCAAACTATCCATGCGCGTGCGGTTCAACGTTTGGATTGAAGACGAAAAAGGCGACGCCATCCTGACATTGTGGCGTATCCGCCTGCTGGAAGCCGTCCGTGAAACGGGGTCAATCAATGCGGCGGCGCAAAAAATGGGCGTGCAATTTCGCACCGCGTGGAACAAAATTCACGAGATGGAAGAAGGGCTAGGCACCAAACTAGTGGAAAGCCAGACCGGCGGCGCGGGCGGCGGTGGAACGACGCTGACGCCCGAAGCCGAAACGCTGGTGGAGCGCTTCCACCGCCTCACAGAAGGGCTACCGGAATTGCTGGAAGAACGGTTCAAGACGCTGTTTGAACACGAAAACGCACGATGAGCCGCACAAAAGTCCTTTGGGTTCGCGAGCCAGCCTTGCAAGCCATTCTGAGCGGGCGCAAACGGGTCGAAGTCCGCGTGGGGTATCCGAATATCCGCCGCTTGCAACGAGGGGACGTGTTGTTGCTGAATGAGCGCTATCCGTACCGCATTCGCGATATCCGCGTCTATCCTTCACACGAGGCGCTTTTGGCGCATGAAGACCCCCACACGATTGCGCCCCATCTGCGCCCCGAAGAGGTGTTGCCCGCCTT
This window contains:
- a CDS encoding winged helix-turn-helix domain-containing protein translates to MRVRFNVWIEDEKGDAILTLWRIRLLEAVRETGSINAAAQKMGVQFRTAWNKIHEMEEGLGTKLVESQTGGAGGGGTTLTPEAETLVERFHRLTEGLPELLEERFKTLFEHENAR
- a CDS encoding ASCH domain-containing protein — protein: MSRTKVLWVREPALQAILSGRKRVEVRVGYPNIRRLQRGDVLLLNERYPYRIRDIRVYPSHEALLAHEDPHTIAPHLRPEEVLPALRALYPPEKEALGVYALEIEPIEPSTNSQTDEATQ